The following proteins come from a genomic window of Candidatus Hydrogenedentota bacterium:
- a CDS encoding polysaccharide biosynthesis C-terminal domain-containing protein, protein MKQRFLQGAAYSTGSMIYSTLALLVAGKLMTNALTPEAVGQVALLLILGELLGTCCNLGLTAALPKLLPACDEPGRAGLLGALLPFQMLSALLMAAVCGLGALFAPWWRPLAEGFLPLPVALLWLAPPLLLIITLRDFLLAAAAGLHAYGLRAGAIMLMSSLQMLTFGALFVLGVEEAFHYALAYIVSGAAGTGLLLRIAPRPYGWDGPLVRRQVGFSAPLFANTLLGFAYQRLDTVIVVYFLGVGSAAVFEMAKRIPGVVARFLNAGLVPYLPSIAGLLRDSGRDGAGLLLQRASAYSAFTGYLATLAVVAVQEPLLAALFTTDYEGAAPAMGPLLIAACLATQAGLMGQALIALDRPVLVMNINVGLAAIGIGLNLLLIPQFGLAGAGWSAAAAAWFSFVLQRAAVARAGLPLTRSGALWITIFFVATYGFAWWMNSVFWTLVAALVYGAACLGAGSVSFKELRTLLRREEAP, encoded by the coding sequence GTGAAGCAGCGATTTCTTCAGGGCGCGGCCTACTCCACGGGGAGTATGATCTACTCCACGCTGGCCCTCCTCGTGGCGGGCAAGCTCATGACGAATGCCCTGACGCCGGAGGCGGTGGGCCAGGTGGCGCTCCTGCTGATCCTGGGCGAGTTGCTGGGCACCTGCTGTAACCTGGGCCTCACCGCGGCCCTGCCGAAATTGTTGCCGGCCTGCGATGAACCGGGCCGCGCGGGACTCCTCGGCGCGCTCCTTCCCTTTCAAATGTTATCGGCGCTCCTCATGGCCGCCGTCTGCGGGCTGGGGGCGCTTTTCGCACCATGGTGGCGTCCCCTGGCGGAGGGCTTTCTTCCGCTGCCGGTGGCGCTGCTCTGGCTGGCGCCGCCCCTGCTTCTGATCATCACGCTCCGCGATTTTCTGCTGGCCGCCGCCGCCGGGCTTCACGCCTACGGCCTGCGGGCCGGGGCGATCATGCTCATGTCTTCCCTTCAGATGCTGACCTTCGGCGCGCTCTTCGTGCTGGGGGTGGAGGAGGCGTTTCACTACGCCCTGGCCTATATTGTTTCCGGAGCGGCGGGCACGGGCTTGCTGCTGCGCATCGCGCCCCGGCCCTATGGCTGGGATGGCCCCCTCGTCCGGCGGCAGGTGGGCTTCAGCGCACCGCTCTTTGCAAATACGCTGCTGGGCTTTGCCTACCAGCGTCTGGACACGGTGATCGTCGTCTATTTCCTCGGCGTGGGCAGTGCGGCTGTCTTCGAGATGGCCAAGCGCATTCCCGGCGTGGTGGCACGATTTCTGAACGCGGGGCTGGTGCCCTATCTTCCGAGCATCGCCGGACTGCTTCGGGATTCGGGCCGTGACGGCGCGGGGCTGCTGCTCCAGCGGGCCTCGGCCTACTCGGCCTTCACCGGTTATCTCGCCACGCTGGCCGTGGTGGCCGTGCAGGAGCCGCTGCTTGCCGCGCTTTTCACTACGGACTACGAAGGCGCCGCGCCCGCCATGGGGCCGCTGCTCATCGCGGCGTGTCTCGCTACCCAGGCGGGACTCATGGGGCAGGCCCTGATCGCCCTGGACCGGCCCGTGCTGGTGATGAACATCAACGTGGGGCTGGCCGCGATTGGAATAGGCCTGAACCTGCTGTTGATTCCCCAATTCGGCCTCGCGGGTGCGGGGTGGAGCGCGGCGGCGGCGGCCTGGTTCAGTTTCGTGCTGCAGCGTGCGGCCGTCGCAAGGGCGGGCCTTCCATTGACGCGGTCCGGCGCCCTCTGGATAACGATCTTCTTCGTGGCGACCTATGGCTTCGCATGGTGGATGAATTCGGTATTCTGGACGCTGGTGGCGGCGTTGGTCTATGGCGCGGCGTGCCTCGGGGCGGGGTCGGTTTCATTCAAGGAACTTCGCACGCTCCTCCGCAGAGAGGAGGCCCCATGA
- a CDS encoding glycosyltransferase family 4 protein — MILGIDGRLANAKRPAGVGHYCREVLRALGELDAGLWLRVYLDDEPVPELPVRRDRIRMLPRGPLWTHRILANELRSHPPDVFFSPLAQSPWRCPCPTLVTVLDLAAWSHPSFFPWRKRLTMKMQARHAIGAAGHLVAISEATATDLAQRFRLDSARITVAPLGCGERFFNPAPPEPGTILASLPERYVLYLGQVQPRKNLLRLIAAFERVLTAHPALPHHLVLAGGLGWQNEAIYRAAFDSSAAERIQFVDYVSDAQVPALLAGADVLALVSLWEGFGLPALEAMAAGTAVLISNCSSLPEVVGDAGVLVEPENENAIADGLARLLLDDGLRAQCEERGRSRARAFTWERTARAILDAAQGLTRPKDLKRVSSR; from the coding sequence ATGATTCTGGGTATCGACGGACGGCTGGCCAATGCGAAGCGACCCGCGGGCGTGGGCCACTATTGTCGCGAGGTGCTTCGGGCCCTGGGCGAATTGGATGCGGGGCTGTGGCTCCGGGTTTATCTGGACGACGAACCCGTGCCGGAACTTCCGGTGCGCCGGGATCGAATCCGCATGCTACCGCGCGGTCCCCTATGGACCCATCGCATCCTCGCAAACGAGTTGCGCAGCCATCCGCCGGATGTATTTTTTTCTCCGCTGGCGCAGTCGCCCTGGCGATGCCCCTGTCCGACGCTGGTTACGGTGCTGGATCTGGCGGCGTGGAGTCACCCGAGCTTCTTCCCCTGGCGGAAGCGGCTCACGATGAAGATGCAGGCGCGCCATGCGATTGGGGCGGCGGGTCACCTCGTGGCCATCAGCGAAGCCACCGCCACGGACCTCGCACAACGATTCCGATTGGACTCCGCGCGCATTACGGTGGCCCCGCTGGGCTGCGGAGAGCGCTTCTTTAATCCCGCACCGCCGGAGCCCGGCACTATCCTCGCCTCGTTACCAGAGCGCTATGTGCTCTACCTGGGCCAGGTGCAGCCGCGCAAGAATCTGCTCCGCCTGATCGCGGCCTTTGAACGGGTGTTGACGGCGCATCCGGCCCTCCCCCACCACCTCGTGCTGGCGGGCGGTCTGGGCTGGCAGAACGAAGCGATCTATCGCGCGGCGTTCGACTCGTCCGCGGCGGAGCGGATACAGTTTGTGGACTACGTTTCGGATGCCCAGGTGCCTGCACTTCTGGCGGGCGCCGACGTGCTGGCCCTCGTTTCACTTTGGGAGGGGTTTGGACTTCCAGCGCTGGAAGCGATGGCGGCGGGCACGGCGGTGTTGATCTCGAACTGCTCGTCGCTCCCCGAAGTCGTGGGTGATGCGGGTGTGCTCGTGGAGCCGGAGAATGAGAACGCGATTGCGGACGGTCTCGCGCGGTTGTTGCTTGACGATGGGTTGCGGGCGCAGTGCGAAGAACGGGGCCGGTCGCGTGCGCGGGCTTTTACCTGGGAGCGCACGGCGAGAGCGATCCTCGATGCCGCGCAGGGACTGACGCGCCCTAAAGATCTCAAGCGAGTAAGTTCCCGTTGA
- a CDS encoding DUF4962 domain-containing protein — MTLLPLLLTLSQIASVGVLAVDDSPAKPEEWGFRPAHESTATTTPPAFVWRPVKGAAHYALEVARDEGFTESVKAWPELPWSSFAPEGALEAGTWFWRYAAVDKAGTPSPWSEVRKFEVAADARPFPKPPTAELASRIPSEHPRLFFRPEEVPALKEAVDGPLKKPWNALLAQADKLLESPPDTNEPPKYPAGIEMKGEEWKKIWWGNRKRAIDVTDSAATLAFAYQLTGDEKYGDAAKDLLVAFCKWDPRGATGYEYNDEAGMPLLYYPARAYSWCHNRFSEAERKKMVEIMTIRGKDCFNHLQKRDHLWNPYASHSNRAWHFLGEVAIAFHGEIPESEQWLDFAMTIFYTCYPVWGGEDGGWHEGTAYWSSYMSRFMYWAFASRAAFNMDVFEKPFFEATGYYAMYSLPPGTNAGAFGDQAENTTSASIAQLMRTFAAGAKNPYWAWYAKASGAKQPTDYLGIIEAFRGGAVQAQSPDKLPSSRAFPAAGLAVLNSDLTDGASNVQIHFKSSPMGRQSHGYNANNAFLLNIGGERALRMTGKRDVYGSPHHKEWMWETKSDNAILVDGKGQVPHSPAAVGQITHFQTSPTLDVVAGEAGASYENLKRWTRRIFFFKPWVVVIHDVLEAPEEVNYQWLLHAEEGFIIDGDGALWEGAPGSVDVHFVYPDKLEITQSKEFSTPPAEWANFELNEAHLTAATTEKTRKQEFITLLTVNDADMEFKHERDDDVSTLAIALSDRIVALKLSAEKFEVREE; from the coding sequence ATGACCTTGTTACCCCTGTTGCTCACCCTGAGCCAGATCGCCTCCGTTGGTGTCCTGGCCGTGGACGATTCCCCCGCCAAACCCGAGGAGTGGGGCTTTCGCCCCGCCCACGAAAGCACCGCCACGACAACCCCGCCGGCCTTCGTCTGGCGTCCGGTCAAGGGAGCCGCCCACTATGCGCTGGAGGTCGCCCGCGATGAGGGCTTTACGGAATCGGTCAAAGCCTGGCCCGAATTGCCCTGGTCCTCTTTTGCCCCCGAGGGCGCGCTCGAGGCCGGCACCTGGTTCTGGCGCTATGCCGCCGTCGATAAAGCGGGAACACCGAGTCCCTGGAGCGAGGTGCGAAAGTTTGAAGTCGCCGCCGATGCGCGGCCTTTCCCCAAACCTCCGACAGCCGAACTCGCAAGCCGTATTCCCTCGGAACATCCCCGTTTGTTCTTCCGCCCCGAGGAAGTGCCCGCCCTAAAAGAGGCGGTCGATGGCCCCTTGAAGAAGCCCTGGAATGCCTTGCTCGCCCAGGCTGACAAACTCCTCGAATCGCCGCCGGACACCAACGAGCCGCCCAAGTATCCCGCGGGCATCGAGATGAAAGGCGAAGAGTGGAAAAAGATCTGGTGGGGCAACCGCAAGCGCGCCATCGACGTGACCGACAGTGCGGCCACCCTGGCCTTTGCCTATCAGCTTACCGGTGACGAGAAATACGGCGATGCCGCGAAAGATCTTCTGGTCGCCTTCTGCAAATGGGACCCGCGCGGCGCCACAGGCTATGAGTACAACGACGAGGCGGGCATGCCCCTGCTTTATTATCCCGCCCGCGCTTACTCCTGGTGCCATAATCGATTCAGCGAGGCCGAGCGGAAAAAGATGGTCGAGATCATGACCATCCGCGGCAAGGATTGCTTCAACCACCTCCAGAAGCGGGACCATCTCTGGAATCCCTACGCAAGCCACTCCAACCGCGCCTGGCACTTTCTGGGCGAAGTGGCCATCGCGTTCCACGGTGAAATCCCCGAGTCCGAACAGTGGCTCGACTTTGCCATGACCATCTTCTATACCTGCTACCCCGTCTGGGGCGGAGAAGACGGCGGCTGGCACGAGGGCACCGCCTACTGGTCGAGCTATATGAGCCGATTCATGTACTGGGCCTTCGCTTCCAGGGCTGCCTTTAACATGGATGTCTTCGAAAAGCCCTTCTTTGAAGCCACCGGCTACTACGCCATGTATTCCCTGCCCCCCGGAACCAACGCGGGCGCTTTCGGCGATCAGGCTGAAAACACCACCTCGGCCTCCATCGCCCAGCTCATGCGCACCTTCGCCGCCGGTGCGAAGAATCCCTACTGGGCCTGGTATGCCAAAGCGAGCGGCGCAAAGCAGCCCACGGACTACCTCGGTATTATCGAGGCCTTCCGCGGCGGCGCAGTTCAGGCACAAAGCCCCGACAAGCTCCCGTCTTCCCGGGCCTTTCCCGCCGCCGGACTCGCCGTGCTGAACAGTGACCTGACGGACGGCGCGAGCAACGTCCAGATTCACTTCAAGAGCAGTCCCATGGGCCGCCAGAGCCACGGTTACAATGCGAACAACGCCTTTCTACTCAACATCGGCGGCGAGCGGGCCCTGCGCATGACCGGCAAGCGCGACGTCTATGGAAGTCCCCATCATAAGGAGTGGATGTGGGAAACCAAGTCCGACAACGCCATCCTGGTCGATGGCAAAGGCCAGGTGCCTCATTCGCCCGCGGCCGTGGGCCAGATTACCCATTTCCAGACCTCACCCACGCTGGATGTGGTGGCGGGCGAGGCGGGCGCTTCCTATGAAAACCTCAAACGATGGACGCGGCGCATTTTCTTCTTCAAACCCTGGGTAGTCGTCATACACGATGTGCTGGAGGCCCCCGAAGAGGTCAACTACCAGTGGCTGCTCCATGCCGAAGAAGGATTCATCATCGACGGCGACGGCGCCCTCTGGGAAGGGGCGCCTGGGAGTGTGGACGTGCACTTCGTCTATCCCGATAAACTCGAAATCACCCAGAGTAAGGAATTCAGCACCCCGCCCGCCGAGTGGGCCAACTTCGAACTGAACGAAGCCCACCTCACCGCCGCCACAACCGAGAAAACGAGAAAACAGGAGTTCATCACCCTGCTGACCGTCAACGACGCCGATATGGAATTCAAACACGAGCGCGACGACGACGTGAGCACCCTCGCTATCGCCCTGTCGGACCGGATCGTCGCCCTGAAGCTCAGCGCGGAAAAGTTCGAGGTGCGGGAAGAGTAG
- a CDS encoding MBL fold metallo-hydrolase gives MTPFAMNCYVIKDSGEALVIDPGEATRELKAFVADDKVTMVFNTHCHIDHSGGNAGMVAATGAPLVCHRDDLPLLRALTQQGMMFGVACEASPDPDQFIEEGDVVKVGNVELKILHTPGHAPGHVVLVGDGFVIGGDVLFNGSIGRTDLPGGDYDQLINSIQTKLMPLPDETMVYCGHGPATTIGRERATNPFLRGL, from the coding sequence ATGACCCCCTTCGCCATGAACTGTTATGTCATCAAAGATAGCGGCGAGGCGCTGGTAATTGATCCCGGAGAGGCCACGCGGGAACTCAAGGCCTTTGTGGCGGATGATAAGGTAACGATGGTTTTCAATACGCACTGCCACATCGACCACAGCGGCGGCAACGCGGGCATGGTGGCGGCCACTGGCGCGCCCCTGGTGTGCCACCGGGACGACCTGCCGCTGCTTCGCGCGCTCACGCAGCAGGGCATGATGTTTGGCGTGGCCTGTGAAGCTTCGCCGGACCCGGATCAGTTTATTGAGGAGGGCGACGTGGTGAAGGTGGGCAACGTGGAACTCAAGATCCTGCACACACCCGGCCACGCGCCGGGCCACGTGGTGCTCGTGGGCGATGGCTTTGTCATCGGCGGCGATGTGCTTTTCAACGGGTCCATCGGCCGGACGGACTTGCCGGGCGGGGACTATGACCAACTGATCAATTCGATCCAGACGAAACTGATGCCCCTGCCGGATGAGACCATGGTCTACTGTGGTCATGGCCCGGCCACGACCATCGGCCGGGAACGGGCAACCAATCCATTTCTGAGAGGCTTATGA